A region of Paraburkholderia sp. BL23I1N1 DNA encodes the following proteins:
- a CDS encoding Fur family transcriptional regulator, with protein MPNPQSPTGDQMPAARTRRFTPMRRRVLGLLAARGGSATAYQLLEDLNRQSPHAAPPTIYRALQFLIREGLVRHVSTTSTFRLTGENQGQHEIFAVCMHCHSVRPLHNTELQQALLDTALTAHFEVQGQQTEIKGICEDCNQLHVTKPSARKK; from the coding sequence ATGCCCAATCCGCAATCACCGACAGGCGACCAGATGCCTGCAGCGAGAACCCGACGGTTCACGCCAATGCGCCGACGCGTGCTCGGCCTGCTCGCCGCGCGTGGCGGATCGGCCACGGCTTACCAGTTGCTTGAGGACCTCAACAGACAGTCCCCTCATGCGGCGCCACCCACCATCTACCGCGCCTTGCAGTTCCTGATTCGTGAAGGCCTGGTCCGCCACGTCTCGACAACGAGTACGTTCCGACTGACCGGGGAGAATCAGGGCCAACACGAGATCTTCGCGGTCTGTATGCACTGCCATTCCGTTCGCCCATTGCACAATACCGAGCTGCAACAAGCGCTGCTCGACACGGCACTGACCGCTCATTTCGAGGTGCAGGGACAGCAAACCGAGATCAAGGGCATCTGTGAGGACTGCAACCAGCTCCACGTGACGAAACCTTCGGCAAGAAAAAAGTAA